A genomic region of Nostoc sp. UHCC 0702 contains the following coding sequences:
- the hpsB gene encoding hormogonium polysaccharide secretion pseudopilin HpsB, giving the protein MIAHKQQQASLSSQSGFTIVESLVAIIVVAILLAAVAPVIVFSVATRVQAKRIETATDAAKNYIDGLRSGIITAPASPITGTIDEFAISNYDPPAVGSLTCTANSYCSSPADNLYCVSLDGKNCTTTNPSNFVIQAIRYNKGTVTSGGSTTNIVEAAKGYQLGIRVYRADGFAGSIPLKKTRATPPNTDPNPKQPTFAAGLGDRKTPLVEITTEVTKGVKFRDLCDRLKQPTPTPTPTPSSTPTAQSQC; this is encoded by the coding sequence ATGATTGCTCACAAACAGCAACAAGCATCTTTATCTAGTCAATCAGGTTTCACCATCGTTGAATCATTGGTAGCTATTATAGTTGTTGCCATTTTACTGGCAGCCGTCGCACCTGTGATTGTCTTTTCTGTGGCAACACGGGTGCAAGCAAAGCGTATTGAAACAGCCACCGATGCTGCTAAAAACTACATAGATGGTCTTCGTTCTGGAATAATTACAGCACCTGCATCTCCGATTACAGGCACAATTGACGAATTTGCAATATCTAACTATGATCCTCCTGCTGTGGGAAGCTTAACCTGTACGGCAAATAGTTACTGTTCTTCACCAGCAGACAATTTGTATTGTGTCTCATTGGATGGCAAGAACTGTACCACCACTAATCCCAGCAACTTTGTAATTCAAGCGATTCGCTATAACAAAGGTACTGTAACTAGCGGCGGAAGCACCACCAATATTGTTGAGGCTGCAAAGGGGTATCAGTTGGGGATACGTGTTTATAGGGCAGATGGCTTTGCTGGTAGCATTCCTTTGAAAAAAACAAGAGCAACTCCTCCTAATACTGATCCTAATCCAAAACAACCAACTTTTGCAGCGGGATTAGGCGATCGCAAAACGCCATTAGTAGAGATTACTACAGAAGTCACCAAAGGAGTAAAATTCCGTGATTTGTGCGATCGTTTGAAACAACCTACTCCAACTCCCACTCCAACCCCTAGCTCTACTCCCACTGCTCAATCTCAGTGCTAA